The uncultured Treponema sp. genome includes a region encoding these proteins:
- a CDS encoding CTP synthase, with protein MKSTKYIFVTGGVVSGLGKGITAASLGRLLKSRGLKVASQKLDPYINVDPGTMSPYQHGEVYVTDDGAETDLDLGHYERFIDEDLNKFSNLTSGKVYWNVLNKERRGEYLGETVQVIPHITNEIKSFIYNVGKTSGADIVITEVGGTTGDIESQPFLEAIRQVGLEVGSENSLYIHVTLLPFLHGSDEHKTKPTQHSVKELQGLGIKPDILVLRCDEKLEESIFRKVAMFCNVKPDCVIENLTLPVLYQAPIMLEKLHFSDIVCRELNLSVPPCDLTEWNNMLEKIQNRTKKVTIGLVGKYVQLHDAYLSVAEALQHAGYELGSYVNIKWIDSESISKENVDDILGGCNGVIVPGGFGSRGIEGMIASADYCREHNLPYLGICLGMQIAVIAFARSVCGFKDANSGEFDENSAHKVIDFLPDQSESVNKGGTLRLGAYPCKIKKGTQMYKCYKTEEISERHRHRYEFNNDFRSALEDAGLTLSGTSPDGNIIETVEYDKNNFYVGVQFHPEFKSRPNKAHPLFLGLVAAALGE; from the coding sequence ATGAAATCAACAAAGTATATTTTTGTTACAGGTGGTGTTGTTTCTGGACTTGGAAAAGGAATTACAGCTGCATCTTTAGGACGTCTGCTCAAGTCGCGCGGACTCAAAGTTGCTTCCCAAAAACTGGATCCGTACATCAACGTTGATCCGGGAACAATGAGCCCTTACCAGCACGGCGAAGTTTATGTAACAGATGACGGCGCGGAAACTGACCTTGACCTTGGACATTACGAGCGTTTCATCGATGAAGACTTGAACAAATTTTCAAATCTCACTTCTGGAAAAGTTTACTGGAACGTTCTCAACAAGGAACGTCGCGGAGAATATCTTGGAGAAACTGTTCAGGTTATTCCGCACATTACAAACGAAATAAAATCATTTATTTACAATGTTGGAAAAACTTCCGGCGCGGACATCGTTATTACAGAAGTCGGCGGAACTACAGGCGACATAGAAAGCCAGCCGTTCCTTGAAGCAATCCGCCAAGTTGGTCTTGAAGTTGGCAGTGAAAATTCGCTTTACATACACGTTACGCTTCTTCCGTTTCTTCATGGTTCTGATGAACACAAGACAAAGCCTACTCAGCATTCCGTAAAGGAACTTCAGGGACTTGGAATTAAGCCGGACATTCTTGTTTTGCGCTGCGATGAAAAACTTGAAGAAAGCATTTTCCGCAAAGTCGCCATGTTCTGCAATGTAAAGCCTGATTGCGTTATAGAAAATCTTACTCTGCCTGTTTTGTATCAAGCTCCGATTATGCTTGAGAAGCTTCACTTTTCAGACATCGTTTGCCGCGAGCTGAATCTTTCCGTTCCTCCTTGCGATTTAACTGAATGGAACAATATGCTTGAAAAAATTCAGAACCGCACAAAGAAAGTTACAATCGGTCTTGTCGGAAAATATGTTCAGCTTCATGATGCTTATCTTTCTGTTGCGGAAGCTTTGCAGCACGCAGGTTATGAGCTTGGCTCTTATGTGAACATAAAATGGATTGACAGCGAGTCTATTTCAAAAGAAAACGTGGACGATATTCTTGGTGGATGCAACGGCGTGATTGTTCCGGGCGGATTCGGTTCACGCGGAATTGAAGGAATGATTGCTTCCGCTGATTATTGCCGTGAGCATAATTTGCCATACCTTGGAATTTGCCTTGGAATGCAGATTGCGGTTATTGCGTTTGCCCGTTCTGTCTGCGGATTCAAGGATGCTAATTCAGGTGAATTTGATGAAAACAGCGCGCACAAGGTAATTGACTTTTTGCCGGACCAAAGTGAATCCGTGAACAAAGGCGGAACTTTGCGTTTGGGAGCTTATCCTTGCAAAATTAAAAAAGGCACTCAAATGTACAAGTGCTACAAGACAGAAGAAATTTCTGAGCGCCACCGCCACCGCTATGAGTTCAACAATGACTTTAGAAGCGCGCTTGAAGATGCCGGACTTACATTGAGCGGAACTTCTCCAGATGGAAATATCATAGAAACTGTTGAATATGACAAGAACAATTTTTATGTTGGCGTTCAGTTCCATCCTGAATTCAAGAGCCGCCCGAACAAGGCACATCCGTTGTTCCTTGGACTTGTAGCCGCCGCCCTTGGTGAGTAG
- a CDS encoding glycosyltransferase family 2 protein — MKFKKPLVSVCIPVYGTENVLRKCLDSVAMQDFAEKEIVVVSDASCGVNEKGEDAKKIVKKFSKETKIPVVFKEHLNNLGILETRRDLLSFSSGDFIFYIDSDDYLEGSNAISFLYNKAQRTNADIVNSTAIAVTENPEKNSAQQKHLQEKIGKITLGELFGNQIAEDCFVNCKHCGFLWGKLIKRSLMEKAFSFIPFTECTMAEDLCLYFFVSIFAKKYFGVQERFYRYSVDSGISSAQTITDIGRWQRVCSAASAFVPIVQFIQSPEGNCLSTSLIESMKAACNNFVANNLKQLEQRVAPELKEQAYSLLCEYWGEDYVKTIERAIEVQK, encoded by the coding sequence ATGAAATTCAAAAAGCCGCTGGTTTCGGTTTGCATTCCGGTTTATGGAACGGAAAATGTTTTAAGAAAATGCCTTGACTCTGTGGCTATGCAGGATTTTGCGGAAAAGGAAATTGTTGTTGTAAGCGATGCTTCCTGCGGAGTCAATGAAAAAGGCGAGGATGCAAAAAAAATCGTAAAGAAGTTTTCCAAGGAAACAAAAATTCCAGTTGTGTTCAAGGAGCATTTGAACAACCTTGGAATTCTTGAAACCCGGCGCGACTTGCTTTCATTTTCCAGCGGAGATTTTATTTTTTATATTGACAGCGACGACTATTTGGAAGGAAGCAACGCAATTTCATTTTTGTACAACAAAGCGCAACGAACCAACGCTGACATAGTAAATTCCACGGCTATTGCAGTTACAGAAAATCCAGAAAAAAATTCAGCGCAGCAAAAGCATCTTCAGGAAAAAATAGGCAAGATAACTTTGGGCGAGCTTTTTGGAAATCAGATTGCGGAAGACTGTTTTGTAAATTGCAAGCACTGCGGATTTTTGTGGGGCAAGCTTATAAAAAGGTCTTTGATGGAAAAAGCGTTTTCTTTTATTCCGTTTACAGAATGCACCATGGCGGAAGATCTTTGTCTTTACTTTTTTGTTTCGATTTTTGCAAAAAAATATTTTGGAGTTCAGGAACGTTTTTATAGATATTCTGTAGATTCAGGAATTTCAAGCGCGCAAACAATTACGGACATTGGACGGTGGCAGCGTGTGTGTTCTGCGGCATCGGCTTTTGTTCCAATTGTGCAGTTTATACAGTCGCCAGAAGGGAATTGTCTTAGCACTTCTTTAATTGAAAGCATGAAGGCTGCTTGCAATAATTTTGTGGCGAACAATTTAAAGCAGCTTGAACAGCGTGTTGCGCCGGAACTAAAAGAGCAGGCATACAGTCTTCTTTGCGAATATTGGGGCGAAGACTACGTAAAAACAATTGAGCGAGCAATAGAAGTGCAAAAATAA
- a CDS encoding glutamine synthetase III, producing MSTNVPELFGSMVFNQKVMKERLPKETFKALKKTLDDGEPLKIDVANQVAHAMKEWAIEKGATHFTHWFQPLTGITAEKHDSFITPQDDGTVIMSFSGKELVKGEPDASSFPSGGRRATFEARGYTVWDPTAYPFVKEHTLCIPTAFCSYTGEALDKKTPLLRSMEALNKQALRILKLFGNEDATHVATTVGPEQEYFIVDQKLYSQRKDLRMTGRTLFGAKPSKGQEMDDQYFAALNPRIVEYMEDLNDTLWKYGILSKTEHNEVAPAQHEMAPIFTTTNLAADQNQLTMEVMKKVARRHGLVCLLHEKPFAGLNGSGKHNNWSMSTNLGENLLEPGKTPEKNAQFLLFLTAVIKAVDENQDLLRISVASAGNDHRLGANEAPPAIISMYLGDELYAVLESIKDGKPLGEHGAQKMTIGVDVLPPIPKDSTDRNRTSPFAFTGNKFEFRSCGSSLSISGPNTTLDSIVAYTLKEFADELEKASDFDAALAELIKREVTKHWRVIFNGNGYDSSWVDEAEKRGLLNLRTLPDAMAHYLDSKNVKLFTEMGVYTDVEMNSHYEIKLEKYAQILNIEVQTMLEMISKDILPAAFKYMDSVSKTAIDLKAVVPGAKASAQAELLSKLDTLVNSLAEKAAKLDKLHEAAQNAGDCMKIARAYVDTVIPAMTEARDVADEIEPLLGEEYKPFPSYEDLLFRV from the coding sequence ATGTCTACAAATGTACCAGAATTGTTTGGAAGCATGGTGTTCAATCAGAAAGTAATGAAAGAACGTCTGCCAAAGGAAACATTCAAGGCTTTGAAAAAAACTTTGGATGATGGCGAGCCGCTTAAAATCGATGTAGCGAACCAGGTTGCTCACGCAATGAAAGAATGGGCAATTGAAAAGGGCGCAACGCATTTTACACACTGGTTTCAGCCGCTCACAGGAATTACTGCGGAAAAGCATGACAGCTTTATCACTCCCCAGGATGACGGAACTGTTATCATGTCTTTCAGCGGAAAGGAGCTTGTAAAGGGTGAGCCGGATGCTTCTTCTTTCCCAAGCGGAGGCCGCCGTGCAACTTTTGAAGCCCGCGGTTACACTGTATGGGATCCAACTGCATATCCGTTTGTAAAGGAGCACACTCTTTGTATTCCTACAGCTTTCTGTTCTTACACAGGCGAAGCGTTGGACAAAAAGACTCCGCTCTTGCGTTCAATGGAAGCGCTTAACAAACAGGCTCTTAGAATTCTTAAGCTCTTCGGAAATGAAGACGCTACTCATGTTGCCACAACAGTAGGACCAGAGCAGGAATATTTTATTGTTGACCAAAAACTTTATAGCCAGCGCAAAGACCTACGCATGACAGGACGCACTTTGTTTGGCGCAAAACCTTCAAAAGGCCAGGAAATGGACGACCAGTATTTTGCCGCCCTTAATCCTCGCATTGTTGAATACATGGAAGATTTGAACGATACTCTCTGGAAGTATGGAATTCTTTCAAAGACAGAACATAACGAAGTTGCTCCGGCTCAGCATGAAATGGCTCCAATCTTCACAACAACAAACCTTGCTGCCGACCAGAACCAGCTTACAATGGAAGTTATGAAGAAAGTTGCGCGCCGCCACGGTCTTGTTTGCCTTCTTCACGAAAAACCTTTTGCAGGTCTTAACGGAAGCGGAAAGCACAACAACTGGTCTATGTCTACAAACCTTGGTGAAAACCTTCTTGAGCCAGGAAAAACTCCAGAGAAAAACGCGCAGTTCCTTTTGTTCCTTACAGCCGTAATTAAAGCTGTAGATGAAAATCAGGACTTGCTTAGAATTTCTGTTGCTTCTGCCGGAAACGATCACCGTCTTGGAGCAAATGAAGCGCCGCCAGCAATTATTTCAATGTATCTTGGCGATGAGCTTTATGCTGTTCTTGAATCTATAAAAGACGGAAAGCCTCTTGGTGAGCATGGAGCACAGAAGATGACAATTGGAGTTGACGTTCTTCCGCCAATTCCAAAAGATTCAACTGACCGCAACAGAACTTCTCCATTTGCTTTCACTGGAAACAAATTTGAATTCCGTTCATGCGGCTCTTCACTTTCAATTTCCGGTCCGAACACAACATTGGATTCAATCGTTGCATATACTCTCAAGGAATTTGCAGATGAGCTTGAAAAGGCAAGTGACTTTGACGCTGCTCTTGCTGAACTTATCAAGCGCGAAGTTACAAAGCACTGGAGAGTTATCTTCAACGGAAACGGCTACGATTCAAGCTGGGTTGATGAAGCTGAAAAGCGCGGACTTTTGAATCTTCGCACTCTTCCTGATGCAATGGCTCACTACCTTGATTCCAAGAACGTCAAGCTCTTTACAGAAATGGGTGTTTATACAGATGTTGAAATGAACAGCCACTATGAAATCAAGCTTGAAAAATATGCGCAGATTCTGAATATTGAAGTCCAGACAATGCTTGAAATGATTAGCAAGGATATTCTTCCTGCCGCATTCAAGTACATGGATTCAGTAAGCAAGACTGCAATTGACCTCAAGGCTGTTGTTCCGGGCGCAAAGGCAAGCGCGCAGGCAGAACTTCTTTCTAAGCTGGACACTCTTGTAAACAGCTTGGCAGAAAAAGCCGCAAAACTTGACAAGCTTCACGAAGCTGCACAGAATGCCGGCGACTGCATGAAGATTGCCCGCGCTTATGTTGATACAGTTATTCCTGCAATGACAGAAGCCCGCGATGTCGCTGATGAAATCGAGCCTTTGCTTGGAGAAGAATACAAGCCGTTCCCAAGTTACGAGGATTTGCTTTTTAGAGTGTAA
- a CDS encoding PG0541 family transporter-associated protein: MQRVEIISNKSVEDDITQALEEYVPDILYTKFPLVYGRGGNDRKLGNTTWPEKNFVLVSYIEDEDFPKVQAVMKAIKKKFPGEGIKIFAIKAEEPV; encoded by the coding sequence ATGCAGCGTGTTGAAATAATTTCAAATAAATCTGTTGAAGATGACATTACTCAGGCTTTGGAAGAATATGTTCCAGATATTTTGTACACGAAGTTTCCGCTTGTTTATGGACGCGGCGGAAATGACCGCAAGCTAGGAAACACAACTTGGCCTGAAAAAAATTTTGTGCTTGTAAGCTACATTGAAGATGAGGATTTTCCAAAAGTGCAAGCTGTAATGAAGGCGATAAAGAAAAAGTTTCCCGGCGAAGGAATAAAGATTTTCGCAATCAAAGCAGAAGAGCCGGTTTAA
- a CDS encoding glutamine synthetase family protein: MSYTKEEVIEFVQMEDVKFIRLAFCDIFGNQKNAAIIPDELERAFKEGIAFDGSSIAGFTDEAHSDLFLFPIPSTLTVLPWRSISGKVVRMFCEIKKSDGTPFEKDCRNILKKAVKEAEEKNLKVNFGSECEFYLFQTDEKGKPTKIPFDNAGYMDVAPEDKGENIRREICLTLEQMDLHPENSHHEEGPGQNEIDFRYGQALTAADNTMNFITVVKAVAVRNGLYADFSPKPLPEESGNGFHINISVQENSGKEVQNAFMAGIMAHIKEITAFLNPTENSYERLGSRKAPKYVSWAHENRTQLIRVPSAINSHKRFEVRSPDPMANPYIAYSLLIYAGLDGIEKDMKLCEPIEMNLSTASPEITSKLERLPESLREAVELAKNSEFVKKHLSADFTSFFKV, encoded by the coding sequence ATGTCCTACACAAAAGAAGAAGTTATTGAATTTGTTCAGATGGAAGATGTCAAATTTATCCGCCTTGCATTCTGTGATATTTTCGGAAATCAAAAAAACGCCGCAATTATTCCAGACGAGCTTGAACGCGCATTCAAAGAAGGAATCGCATTTGACGGCTCTTCAATTGCCGGATTCACAGATGAAGCGCATTCTGATCTTTTTCTTTTCCCAATTCCTTCAACACTCACTGTTCTTCCGTGGCGGTCAATTTCCGGAAAAGTTGTGCGTATGTTCTGCGAGATAAAAAAAAGCGACGGAACTCCATTTGAAAAAGACTGCCGCAACATTTTAAAAAAGGCAGTTAAAGAAGCGGAAGAAAAAAATCTCAAAGTGAACTTCGGCTCTGAATGCGAATTCTATCTTTTCCAGACTGACGAAAAAGGCAAGCCTACAAAAATTCCTTTTGACAATGCCGGCTACATGGACGTTGCTCCAGAAGACAAGGGCGAAAATATCCGCCGCGAAATCTGTCTGACTTTAGAGCAGATGGATCTTCACCCGGAAAATTCCCATCACGAAGAAGGACCAGGGCAAAACGAAATTGACTTCCGCTATGGACAAGCTCTTACCGCCGCAGACAACACAATGAATTTTATAACAGTCGTAAAAGCTGTGGCTGTGCGCAACGGACTTTATGCGGATTTTTCACCAAAACCTCTTCCAGAAGAAAGCGGCAACGGATTTCACATAAATATTTCTGTGCAGGAAAATTCCGGTAAGGAAGTTCAGAATGCATTTATGGCGGGAATCATGGCGCACATAAAGGAAATTACAGCATTCTTAAATCCAACGGAAAATTCTTATGAGAGGCTCGGCTCAAGAAAAGCTCCAAAATATGTAAGCTGGGCGCACGAAAACAGAACTCAGCTTATAAGAGTTCCGTCCGCAATAAATTCCCACAAACGTTTTGAAGTACGCTCTCCAGATCCAATGGCGAATCCATACATCGCATATTCGCTTTTAATTTACGCCGGACTTGACGGAATTGAAAAAGACATGAAACTTTGCGAGCCAATTGAAATGAACCTTTCAACTGCAAGCCCCGAAATAACTTCAAAGCTTGAGCGTCTGCCTGAAAGCCTAAGAGAAGCCGTAGAACTTGCCAAAAACAGCGAGTTTGTAAAAAAGCATCTTAGCGCGGATTTCACTTCATTCTTCAAAGTTTAA
- a CDS encoding ANTAR domain-containing protein, producing the protein MIPLKGRRKVLIVSETQSFHDNITCILPKSDFFPVFHASSGGEARRLLLELPVDILIVDSPLPDEHGIMFTESFADLNMGILLLVKSELYEETSYKVEEQGIVTLPKPNSPEMFFTAIKMLSAMSFRLQKMEAKNKTLQEKMQDIRTVNKAKWLLIENLNMTESDAHKHIEKLSMDNRQSKREVAEEIIERYDS; encoded by the coding sequence ATGATTCCTTTAAAAGGCAGAAGAAAAGTTTTGATTGTCTCTGAAACACAAAGTTTCCACGACAACATTACTTGCATACTACCCAAAAGTGATTTTTTCCCGGTTTTTCATGCGTCCTCCGGTGGCGAGGCGCGCCGGCTTTTGCTTGAACTTCCTGTTGACATTCTGATTGTGGACTCGCCGCTTCCAGACGAGCACGGAATTATGTTCACTGAAAGTTTCGCTGACTTGAACATGGGAATTCTGCTTCTAGTAAAAAGCGAACTTTATGAGGAAACTTCGTACAAAGTTGAAGAGCAGGGAATTGTAACTTTGCCCAAGCCTAATTCACCTGAAATGTTTTTTACAGCAATAAAAATGCTTTCCGCAATGTCGTTCAGGCTGCAAAAAATGGAAGCAAAAAACAAGACGCTTCAGGAAAAAATGCAGGACATAAGAACTGTAAACAAAGCAAAATGGCTTTTAATCGAAAATCTGAACATGACAGAAAGCGATGCCCACAAGCACATAGAAAAACTTTCAATGGACAACCGCCAAAGCAAGCGTGAAGTCGCCGAAGAAATAATAGAACGCTACGATTCGTAA
- a CDS encoding GxxExxY protein, giving the protein MLVDGEKTGKIINACMKVHNELGNGFLEPVYQEALEEEFKIQNIPYEREKLLSVFYKGKKLNKEYFADFLCYGSIIVELKSVNSLSKPHNAQVLNYLNAANLDVGLLVNFGDVSLKWERITKFKK; this is encoded by the coding sequence ATGCTTGTTGATGGAGAAAAAACGGGGAAAATAATAAATGCTTGCATGAAAGTTCATAATGAACTGGGAAATGGTTTTCTTGAGCCAGTATATCAAGAAGCTTTGGAAGAAGAATTTAAAATCCAAAACATTCCCTATGAAAGAGAGAAATTGCTATCTGTTTTTTATAAAGGCAAAAAGTTGAATAAAGAATATTTTGCTGATTTTTTGTGTTATGGAAGCATTATTGTAGAATTAAAATCTGTAAATTCACTTTCAAAACCCCATAACGCACAGGTTCTGAATTATTTGAATGCTGCGAATCTTGATGTAGGACTTTTAGTAAACTTTGGAGATGTTTCATTAAAATGGGAACGAATAACAAAATTTAAAAAATGA
- a CDS encoding ammonium transporter yields MEDVMQAVQSVSKDLWGVWFLLGAALVFWMQAGFAMVETGFTRAKNTGNIIMKNLMDFCIGTVVFILIGFGLFLGENMLFGFMGKPNWQIFTDYANFDWSGFVFNLVFCATTATIVSGAMAERTKFLSYCVYSAVISAVIYPIEAHWTWGGGWLAQLGFHDFAGSNCIHMVGGICALIGAAMVGPRIGKFTKNADGSIKVNAFPGHNIPIGALGVFILWLGWYGFNGAAATSVPQLGSIFVATTIAPALATVTCMIFTWIKFGKPDVSMCLNASLAGLVAITAPCDVADALGASIIGIVAGLLVVFGVWFLDNKLRVDDPVGAVAVHCLNGIWGTIAVGLFASPSVPGYSLANKAGEQISGLFYGGGLECLGLQVLGMVCTIAWTVVTITILFFVIKKIFGLRVSAEEEIIGLDKLEHGLDSGYAGFMTPYSTEEIAEAAEAGVAIPMHEAVPVVAPATTPSSKDAAVHKVVIITRQNKFNALKVAMNSIGVTGMTVINVMGCGMQKGASEYYRGVPVEINLLPKIKVEIVVSKVPVSTVVESAKKALYTGHIGDGKIFVYPVENVIKVRTGESGYDALQDEE; encoded by the coding sequence ATGGAAGATGTAATGCAAGCTGTTCAAAGCGTCTCCAAGGATTTATGGGGCGTGTGGTTCTTGCTTGGTGCTGCCTTGGTATTCTGGATGCAGGCAGGATTCGCAATGGTTGAAACCGGTTTTACTCGTGCTAAAAATACCGGCAACATTATTATGAAAAACCTGATGGACTTCTGTATTGGTACAGTTGTTTTCATCCTTATTGGTTTTGGTCTTTTCCTTGGTGAAAATATGCTTTTTGGTTTTATGGGAAAACCTAACTGGCAGATATTTACAGACTATGCAAACTTTGACTGGTCTGGCTTTGTGTTCAACCTTGTATTCTGCGCTACAACAGCGACAATTGTTTCTGGCGCAATGGCAGAACGCACAAAGTTTCTTTCATACTGCGTTTATTCAGCTGTAATTTCAGCAGTAATTTATCCGATTGAAGCTCACTGGACTTGGGGCGGCGGTTGGCTTGCTCAGCTTGGATTCCACGACTTTGCAGGTTCAAACTGTATCCACATGGTCGGCGGTATCTGCGCTTTGATTGGAGCTGCAATGGTAGGTCCTCGTATTGGAAAGTTTACAAAGAACGCTGATGGTTCTATAAAGGTAAATGCTTTCCCAGGACACAATATTCCGATTGGCGCGCTTGGCGTGTTTATCTTGTGGTTGGGTTGGTACGGATTCAACGGTGCGGCTGCAACTTCTGTTCCGCAGCTTGGAAGCATCTTTGTTGCTACAACAATTGCTCCGGCTCTTGCAACCGTTACTTGTATGATTTTTACTTGGATAAAATTCGGCAAGCCTGATGTTTCAATGTGCTTGAACGCTTCTTTGGCTGGTCTTGTTGCAATCACAGCTCCTTGTGATGTTGCGGATGCTTTGGGCGCTTCAATCATCGGTATTGTTGCAGGTCTTTTGGTTGTATTTGGTGTTTGGTTCTTGGACAACAAGCTCCGTGTAGATGACCCTGTTGGTGCTGTTGCTGTTCACTGCTTAAACGGTATTTGGGGAACAATTGCGGTTGGTCTTTTTGCAAGCCCTTCAGTTCCTGGATATTCACTTGCAAACAAAGCAGGCGAGCAGATTTCAGGACTTTTCTACGGCGGCGGACTTGAATGTCTTGGGCTTCAGGTTCTTGGAATGGTCTGCACAATCGCATGGACTGTTGTAACAATTACGATTTTGTTCTTTGTAATCAAGAAGATTTTTGGATTGCGTGTATCTGCGGAAGAGGAAATCATCGGTCTTGACAAGCTTGAGCATGGTCTTGATTCAGGTTATGCAGGATTTATGACACCTTACAGCACAGAAGAAATTGCCGAAGCTGCTGAAGCTGGCGTTGCAATTCCAATGCATGAAGCTGTTCCAGTTGTTGCTCCTGCCACAACTCCTTCTTCTAAGGATGCTGCGGTTCACAAGGTTGTAATTATAACACGCCAGAACAAGTTCAACGCACTTAAAGTTGCCATGAACTCCATTGGTGTAACTGGAATGACAGTTATAAATGTTATGGGATGCGGAATGCAGAAAGGCGCAAGCGAGTACTACCGCGGTGTTCCAGTTGAAATCAACCTGCTGCCAAAAATCAAGGTAGAGATTGTAGTTTCAAAAGTTCCTGTATCGACTGTTGTGGAAAGCGCAAAGAAAGCCTTGTATACAGGACACATCGGAGACGGAAAGATTTTCGTTTACCCTGTTGAAAATGTAATCAAGGTTCGCACTGGTGAATCTGGATACGATGCCCTTCAGGACGAAGAGTAG